In Crinalium epipsammum PCC 9333, the following are encoded in one genomic region:
- a CDS encoding DUF6399 domain-containing protein: MNVRQRCFDISQACWNHGQKSLRKIAQVTQISKSSVHRHQQAMKRRDLHPESYLWEIPEAYQWLRLLVFATLYIFGIQQGVGCEAISRFFHILRLQNVIGVSPSSLRRIEAQMREQILNYQVQMQQQLENHSAPIEVRAGADETFFPEVVLVLMDLVSGYIILEDYSTDRQYLTWSQKAKSALNNLGTTVIVKSLVSDRASALIQLAVHMGCLSIPDLFHAMRGISRVIGCRFGNRLNQIKKQLRTLHNQALNYSGHSQSIPKKLAQKIAVLQEQYNFLLTGKLAYHNILHQITCAVHPFAIDGSGFQTTVDVATILYQQLPQLATLGYTYQIPKLETAISTFSGQVSAIAAGINLWWQSVEESLQLEQVSPDLSNWLLGYFLPHFYWLSVIKQTKNPALKEIYTQVSRHYSSHLLEHPLTSKVSKNEWIHWRSWAEQMSAQFQRSSSAIEGRNGYLSRIHHCGRGISSKHLQVLTVIHNFDIQRADKTTAAQRLFNQEFPALFDWVISQMGDLPLPRKSYQII, translated from the coding sequence ATGAATGTGCGACAGCGTTGCTTTGATATTTCCCAAGCTTGTTGGAATCACGGTCAAAAGTCTCTCCGTAAGATAGCACAGGTTACACAAATTTCTAAAAGTAGTGTACATCGGCATCAACAAGCCATGAAGCGACGTGACCTACATCCAGAATCATATCTATGGGAGATACCAGAAGCTTATCAATGGTTGCGGCTATTAGTGTTTGCTACCCTCTATATTTTTGGGATTCAACAAGGGGTTGGTTGCGAAGCAATTTCTCGTTTTTTTCATATTCTACGATTGCAGAATGTCATCGGAGTTTCTCCCAGTAGCTTGCGCCGTATTGAAGCTCAGATGAGAGAGCAAATTCTCAACTACCAGGTACAGATGCAACAACAGTTGGAAAACCATTCAGCGCCGATTGAAGTCCGTGCGGGGGCTGACGAAACGTTCTTTCCTGAAGTTGTACTGGTATTGATGGATTTGGTTTCCGGCTACATTATTTTAGAAGATTATAGTACCGACCGCCAGTACCTCACTTGGAGCCAAAAAGCTAAGAGTGCGCTCAACAATTTGGGTACGACGGTGATAGTTAAATCTCTGGTCAGTGACCGCGCGAGTGCTTTAATTCAGTTGGCTGTGCATATGGGTTGTCTTTCCATCCCTGACCTGTTTCATGCCATGCGGGGTATTTCCAGAGTAATCGGTTGCCGTTTTGGTAACCGATTAAATCAAATTAAGAAACAGTTACGTACCCTACATAATCAAGCTTTAAACTACTCAGGACATAGCCAATCTATCCCTAAAAAACTAGCACAAAAAATTGCTGTTCTACAAGAGCAATATAACTTTTTATTAACTGGCAAGCTGGCTTACCACAATATATTGCATCAAATTACTTGTGCCGTTCATCCTTTTGCTATTGATGGTAGTGGGTTTCAAACTACAGTCGATGTCGCCACCATTCTTTATCAACAATTACCCCAGTTAGCGACGTTAGGATATACTTACCAAATTCCCAAGTTAGAAACAGCTATATCAACATTTAGCGGTCAAGTTAGTGCGATTGCTGCTGGAATTAACCTGTGGTGGCAATCTGTAGAAGAAAGTTTGCAGTTAGAGCAAGTTTCTCCCGACCTATCTAATTGGTTACTTGGTTATTTTTTACCCCATTTTTATTGGCTCTCAGTCATTAAACAAACTAAAAACCCTGCTTTAAAGGAAATTTATACTCAGGTATCAAGGCATTATTCAAGCCACTTATTGGAACATCCCTTAACCAGTAAAGTCTCTAAGAATGAATGGATACACTGGCGTTCTTGGGCGGAGCAAATGTCGGCTCAATTTCAACGTAGCTCTTCTGCCATTGAGGGACGCAATGGTTATTTATCTCGTATACATCATTGTGGACGCGGAATTTCTTCAAAGCATTTACAGGTGTTGACTGTTATTCATAACTTTGATATCCAACGAGCCGATAAGACCACAGCAGCACAACGTTTATTCAATCAAGAATTTCCCGCTTTATTTGATTGGGTAATCTCACAGATGGGTGACTTACCTTTACCCCGTAAATCTTACCAAATCATCTAG
- a CDS encoding IS5/IS1182 family transposase, with product MVASSLLEYITSNPQETKRLLGIDYQQLQWLIVEAEALFNQSQAVEEESKVRIIKKGGGRKPKLAVTEQILLTLVYLHHMPTFQLLGVQFGVSESTAHNIFHDWIKILGELLPPSLLEQVKKKSNNWEKYKEVLEQWILVVDSSEQARERPTDYSNQKKYYSGKKKSHTLKNQFIILPDGSEIVDVTIGKPGPSSDINLFRERREKFATSQKFKADKGYIGESQIETPHKKPKLQELSIDQKRENKEISTQRIVVEHIIRLVKIFRVATERFRLRPKHYDQVIQIVCGLVRLRIGALMLAM from the coding sequence TTGGTAGCCAGTTCTTTACTGGAATACATCACATCTAATCCTCAAGAAACTAAACGTTTGCTCGGAATTGATTACCAACAATTGCAATGGTTAATCGTAGAAGCAGAAGCTCTTTTCAATCAATCCCAAGCTGTAGAAGAAGAATCCAAAGTTAGAATAATAAAAAAAGGTGGTGGTAGAAAGCCAAAATTAGCTGTAACAGAGCAAATATTATTAACTTTAGTTTATCTGCACCATATGCCGACATTTCAACTACTAGGTGTGCAGTTTGGGGTGAGTGAATCAACGGCACACAATATATTCCATGACTGGATAAAAATTTTGGGTGAATTGTTGCCACCCTCACTTTTAGAACAAGTAAAAAAAAAATCCAATAATTGGGAAAAATATAAAGAAGTCCTGGAGCAGTGGATATTAGTAGTAGATAGCTCAGAACAAGCCAGGGAAAGACCTACCGATTACAGCAACCAGAAAAAGTATTATTCAGGAAAGAAGAAAAGCCATACACTAAAAAATCAGTTTATTATTTTACCAGATGGTTCAGAGATAGTAGACGTGACAATAGGGAAGCCTGGCCCAAGTAGCGATATCAATTTGTTTAGAGAGCGACGAGAAAAATTTGCAACTAGCCAAAAGTTTAAAGCGGACAAAGGTTATATAGGAGAAAGTCAAATTGAAACTCCACATAAGAAACCTAAGCTTCAAGAGTTAAGCATTGACCAAAAGCGAGAAAACAAGGAAATATCAACACAACGAATTGTAGTTGAACATATCATTAGATTGGTAAAAATTTTTCGAGTGGCTACTGAGCGATTTCGGTTGAGACCAAAACATTATGACCAAGTAATCCAGATAGTTTGTGGTTTAGTTAGGTTGAGGATTGGAGCCTTAATGCTAGCAATGTAA
- a CDS encoding phosphodiester glycosidase family protein, with the protein MQNQKMWRRSFLFLGGMAIAKSLTLALPAVAQPVQLTRRTIAGVSLYQTTIDLTDPQTFITIGLANNANQANTMQLSKGDEPFSNMVARSRGAVVTTGTFFAKNNQKTVMGNMVAGGKFLKYSQWENFGTTLGLRTGNRPEMITARVDGKPEWDKHWFSITCGPRLIKQGKIWLNPQVEGFKDSHVLGVAARTAIGYSADGKKLFLVNFNQDLSLQTEAKLMKAIGCYEAMNLDGGASRALADSGKILVPAGRSLTNVIVVYDAKHPAPTALKQAFLRFQTTGRVSSDHIYNAYCLKF; encoded by the coding sequence ATGCAAAATCAAAAAATGTGGCGACGGTCTTTTTTGTTTTTAGGGGGAATGGCAATAGCTAAAAGTTTAACTTTAGCATTACCAGCAGTTGCTCAACCTGTACAACTAACCAGACGTACTATTGCGGGTGTCTCATTATATCAAACTACTATTGACCTGACTGACCCTCAAACTTTTATCACTATCGGTTTAGCTAATAACGCTAATCAAGCTAATACGATGCAACTATCTAAGGGTGATGAACCTTTTTCCAATATGGTTGCTCGTTCTAGAGGTGCGGTAGTCACAACCGGAACGTTTTTTGCCAAAAATAACCAAAAAACTGTGATGGGGAATATGGTGGCGGGTGGTAAATTCCTTAAATACAGTCAGTGGGAGAACTTTGGAACAACATTAGGTTTACGTACTGGTAATCGACCAGAAATGATTACAGCTAGAGTTGATGGCAAACCGGAATGGGACAAACACTGGTTTTCGATTACTTGTGGCCCAAGATTAATTAAACAAGGGAAAATTTGGCTAAATCCTCAAGTGGAAGGATTCAAAGATAGTCACGTTCTAGGAGTAGCTGCGCGGACAGCAATTGGTTATTCCGCTGATGGGAAAAAGCTATTTTTGGTAAATTTCAACCAGGATTTATCCTTACAAACAGAAGCAAAACTAATGAAAGCAATTGGGTGTTATGAAGCAATGAATTTAGATGGCGGAGCATCTAGAGCATTAGCAGATAGTGGTAAAATTTTAGTACCTGCGGGGCGATCGCTAACTAATGTAATCGTTGTCTACGATGCCAAACACCCCGCACCCACAGCTTTAAAACAAGCTTTTCTGCGTTTTCAAACTACAGGTCGAGTATCTTCCGACCATATTTATAATGCCTACTGTTTGAAATTTTAA
- the rarD gene encoding EamA family transporter RarD: MSSNPHPDSSKAISKTGAIYAVLAYTAWGLLPIYWKFFGQVSESEVLSHRIIWSMIFLTGLVFLTLRSQELHQLFHSPTRLGILLITALLLTFNWGLYIYGVNANRVVETSYCYFINPLVNVLLGFVFLKERLHLGQKLAVLLAVIGVLNFVWDFGEVPWLALGLAFSFAFYGLLRKLVAVAPLIGLAVETLLLAPVALVLIGYWAITGVGHLGVSWSTSLLFIGSGVITSFPLLWFNNAAKRLRLSTLGFFQYLAPSLQLMLGVFLYHEPFTRTHAVTFGFIWVALVIYSTTSLVTHKFS, encoded by the coding sequence TTGTCTAGCAACCCTCATCCAGACTCCTCAAAAGCAATTAGCAAGACTGGTGCAATCTATGCAGTTTTAGCTTACACAGCTTGGGGTCTACTGCCAATTTACTGGAAATTCTTTGGACAAGTATCAGAGAGCGAAGTGTTAAGCCATCGCATCATCTGGTCGATGATCTTCTTAACAGGGCTAGTATTTCTTACTCTGCGAAGTCAAGAGTTGCATCAGCTATTTCACTCCCCAACTCGCTTGGGAATTTTACTCATCACTGCTTTGCTGCTCACCTTCAACTGGGGACTTTACATTTATGGAGTGAATGCAAATAGAGTTGTAGAGACAAGCTATTGTTACTTCATCAACCCACTGGTGAATGTTCTGCTGGGATTTGTGTTCCTCAAAGAGCGATTGCATCTTGGTCAAAAATTAGCTGTCCTCTTAGCTGTGATTGGAGTTCTTAATTTTGTCTGGGATTTTGGGGAAGTACCTTGGCTTGCTTTAGGGTTAGCATTTTCCTTTGCCTTTTATGGGCTGCTGCGGAAGCTGGTGGCGGTTGCGCCGCTCATAGGACTGGCAGTAGAAACACTGCTACTTGCGCCTGTGGCTTTGGTACTTATCGGATACTGGGCGATAACGGGAGTAGGGCATTTAGGTGTATCTTGGTCTACCTCGCTGCTATTTATTGGCTCTGGCGTGATCACCTCGTTTCCACTGCTGTGGTTTAACAACGCTGCCAAACGGCTGCGGCTTTCCACTCTAGGTTTTTTCCAGTACCTAGCTCCGAGCCTGCAACTGATGCTGGGGGTATTTCTCTACCATGAACCGTTTACCCGCACACACGCTGTCACCTTTGGCTTCATCTGGGTAGCACTTGTCATTTACTCCACAACCTCTTTGGTTACACACAAGTTTAGTTGA
- a CDS encoding ATP-dependent Clp protease proteolytic subunit gives MLKNLYLGALSMFLICGVFTTAISGQKSFVYAQEKPSQENEKTPYVLRIMFFRGVDINTVSNLISVIETYNTPERIEIYMSSFGGNPEAALVAYNYLTSLPIEVHTYNLGHIASAATVIFCAGDKRYASPRSSFLFHELKVSFSGEDRTENYGRYLDYYDLQKKRTNSAIKQCSQFSDSELNVMYTDGKVLSAENAKTSGYVTGITNTMPTSQARLVYIVGDQLKDGFPPFR, from the coding sequence ATGTTAAAGAATTTATATTTGGGTGCGTTGAGTATGTTTTTGATTTGCGGTGTATTTACTACTGCTATATCTGGTCAAAAATCATTTGTCTATGCTCAAGAAAAACCATCGCAAGAAAATGAAAAAACCCCGTATGTGTTACGAATAATGTTTTTTAGAGGCGTTGATATCAACACAGTATCTAACTTAATTTCAGTAATTGAAACTTATAACACTCCTGAAAGAATTGAAATTTATATGAGTAGCTTTGGAGGAAATCCAGAAGCTGCATTAGTAGCTTACAATTATTTAACCAGTTTGCCAATTGAGGTGCATACATATAATTTGGGTCATATTGCTTCTGCTGCCACTGTTATTTTTTGTGCAGGTGATAAAAGATATGCTTCACCGAGATCTAGTTTCTTGTTTCATGAATTAAAAGTTAGTTTTTCTGGTGAAGATAGAACTGAAAATTATGGACGATATTTGGATTATTACGACTTACAAAAGAAGCGAACGAATTCAGCTATCAAACAATGCTCTCAGTTCTCGGATTCAGAATTAAATGTTATGTATACTGATGGAAAGGTCTTATCAGCAGAAAACGCTAAAACTTCGGGGTATGTAACTGGTATTACTAATACTATGCCTACTTCTCAAGCACGCCTAGTATATATTGTTGGTGATCAACTAAAGGATGGATTTCCTCCCTTTAGGTAG
- a CDS encoding GUN4 domain-containing protein encodes MSSQLRNYLSAQQWGDADSESSSIMLKFAGRTSKGLIDYSSLPCEVLSTIDQTWKKYTNSKYAFGCCISRTGKEYTRIAIRRDKCGIPQPGSQS; translated from the coding sequence ATGTCTAGCCAGCTTCGTAACTATCTATCAGCGCAACAATGGGGGGACGCCGATTCTGAAAGCAGCTCTATAATGCTTAAATTTGCTGGAAGAACAAGTAAGGGTTTGATAGATTATAGTTCGCTCCCATGCGAGGTGTTATCGACTATTGACCAAACATGGAAAAAATATACTAACAGTAAATATGCGTTTGGTTGTTGCATAAGTAGAACAGGTAAAGAATATACAAGAATTGCGATTCGACGTGATAAATGTGGTATACCACAGCCAGGATCTCAAAGTTAA
- a CDS encoding DNA cytosine methyltransferase, with product MRYFSLFSGIGGFEKAIHDTHTDWECIGYSEIDKYAIQIYTKHFKHTNYGDITNIKGDELPNFDLLLVINPKSDRFR from the coding sequence ATGAGGTATTTTAGTTTATTCTCTGGTATTGGAGGATTTGAAAAAGCAATACACGATACACATACAGATTGGGAATGTATTGGATATTCAGAAATAGATAAATACGCAATACAGATTTATACAAAACATTTTAAACATACAAATTATGGAGACATTACAAATATAAAAGGGGATGAACTCCCAAACTTTGATTTGCTGCTTGTTATAAATCCTAAATCAGATAGATTTAGGTAA
- the aac(6') gene encoding aminoglycoside 6'-N-acetyltransferase: MKIIKITRSNFNEWLDLALKLWADQSSQEMQESLANILKSEREAGFLVRNANGKTMGFINLSLRYDYVAGATNSPVAYVEGIYVKDEYRNQGVGKYLIEFASRWALEHGCTELASDALIENTASYDFHTKVGFQEVERVVTFIKQISL, from the coding sequence GTGAAAATTATCAAAATTACCCGATCTAATTTTAATGAATGGCTTGATCTTGCGTTAAAGCTGTGGGCAGATCAGTCGTCTCAAGAGATGCAAGAGAGTTTGGCGAATATTCTTAAATCAGAGCGTGAGGCAGGTTTTCTAGTCAGAAATGCTAATGGAAAAACAATGGGATTTATCAATCTTTCTCTGAGATATGATTATGTTGCAGGTGCTACAAATAGTCCTGTTGCATATGTAGAAGGAATTTACGTCAAAGATGAATATAGGAATCAAGGTGTAGGTAAATACTTAATTGAGTTTGCTTCTCGTTGGGCGTTGGAACATGGGTGTACTGAGTTGGCATCAGATGCCTTAATTGAAAATACAGCCAGCTATGACTTTCATACGAAGGTAGGGTTTCAGGAAGTAGAGCGAGTTGTAACCTTTATTAAACAAATTTCATTATAG
- a CDS encoding leucine-rich repeat domain-containing protein gives MKPLLGLANLDVLELHGNQISDVTPLSGLTNLSYLTLSENPINNCQSLPEKLRNYCQ, from the coding sequence GTGAAACCACTCTTGGGTTTGGCAAATCTAGATGTGCTGGAGTTGCATGGCAACCAAATCAGTGATGTAACCCCACTGTCGGGTTTGACTAATCTGAGCTATCTGACCTTGAGTGAAAACCCAATTAATAACTGTCAATCATTACCCGAAAAACTTCGTAACTACTGCCAATAA